One genomic window of Gossypium hirsutum isolate 1008001.06 chromosome D11, Gossypium_hirsutum_v2.1, whole genome shotgun sequence includes the following:
- the LOC107912811 gene encoding calcium-dependent protein kinase 28, which yields MGACLSTTKVIGSSSNAAAHHRKHQPSATTVTVNEKKESRKPNNQQGQRQQVRSSQPLKVKGKPSSTRQTGIIPCGKRTDFGYHKDFDQRYTIGKLLGHGQFGYTYVAIDKANGDRVAVKKIDKNKMVLPMAVEDVKREVKILEALKGHENVVQFYNAFEDDSYVYIVMELCEGGELLDRILAKKDSRYSEKDAAVVVRQMLKVAAECHLHGLVHRDMKPENFLFKSTREDSLLKATDFGLSDFIRPGKRFHDIVGSAYYVAPEVLKRRSGPESDVWSIGVITYILLCGKRPFWDKTEDGIFKEVLKKKPDFRRKPWPTISNGAKDFVKKLLVKDPHARLTAAQALSHRWVREGGNASDIPVDISVLNNLRQFVKYSRLKQFALRALASTLNEEEIADLRDQFDAIDVDKNGSISLEEMRQALAKDLPWKMKEPRVLEILQAIDSNTDGLVDFKEFVAAALHVNQMEEHDSDKWQMLSQAAFEKFDVDRDGFITPEELRMHTGLRGSIDPLLEEADIDKDGKISLSEFRRLLRTASISSRNVPCSSDQRNSRKL from the exons ATGGGAGCCTGTCTCTCCACCACCAAAGTTATTGGCTCAAGCAGCAACGCCGCCGCCCACCACCGCAAACATCAACCCTCTGCCACCACTGTAACGGTCAATGAGAAGAAAGAGTCTCGAAAGCCAAATAATCAACAGGGTCAGCGGCAGCAGGTGAGGAGTTCTCAGCCTTTAAAGGTCAAAGGGAAGCCAAGTTCGACCAGACAAACCGGGATCATACCCTGCGGGAAGCGTACTGATTTTGGGTATCATAAAGATTTTGATCAGCGATACACCATTGGGAAATTGTTGGGACATGGACAATTTGGTTACACCTATGTTGCCATCGACAAGGCAAATGGGGATCGTGTTGCTGTTaagaaaattgataaaaataag ATGGTTCTTCCAATGGCTGTTGAGGATGTCAAGCGAGAGGTTAAAATATTGGAAGCCTTGAAAGGGCATGAGAATGTGGTTCAGTTTTATAATGCGTTTGAGGATGATTCTTATGTATACATTGTTATGGA GTTATGTGAGGGTGGAGAGTTGCTGGACCGGATATTGGCTAA AAAAGACAGTCGTTATAGTGAAAAAGACGCAGCAGTTGTTGTACGGCAGATGCTCAAGGTTGCCGCTGAGTGTCATTTGCATGGCTTGGTGCATCGTGACATGAAACCTGAG AATTTCCTATTTAAGTCAACCAGAGAGGACTCACTGCTTAAGGCTACGGATTTTGGCTTGTCAGACTTTATCAGACCCG GGAAGAGGTTTCATGATATTGTAGGCAGTGCCTACTATGTTGCTCCTGAGGTGTTAAAGAGAAGGTCAGGGCCTGAATCAGATGTCTGGAGTATTGGTGTAATTACCTACATTTTGCTTTGTGGCAAGCGGCCCTTTTGGGATAAGACCGAGGATGGCATATTTAAGGAG GTTTTGAAGAAGAAGCCTGATTTTCGTCGTAAGCCATGGCCAACAATTAGCAATGGTGCTAAAGATTTTGTGAAGAAGTTATTGGTGAAGGATCCCCATGCCAGACTGACAGCTGCTCAGGCCCTAT CACACCGGTGGGTTAGAGAAGGAGGAAATGCGTCTGATATTCCTGTTGATATTTCTGTCCTTAACAACCTGCGACAATTTGTGAAGTATAGTCGATTGAAGCAATTTGCTCTGAGG GCATTAGCTAGCACACTTAATGAAGAAGAGATAGCTGATCTTCGGGATCAGTTTGATGCAATTGATGTGGATAAGAATGGTTCTATTAGTCTTGAAGAGATGAGACAG GCCCTCGCTAAAGATCTTCCTTGGAAGATGAAGGAACCACGTGTCCTTGAGATTCTTCAAGCG ATTGATAGCAACACAGATGGGCTTGTTGATTTCAAGGAGTTTGTTGCAGCAGCTCTACATGTGAATCAAATGGAAGAACATGATTCTGATAAATGGCAGATGCTTTCGCAAGCTGCTTTTGAGAAATTTGATGTAGATAGAGATGGGTTTATAACTCCAGAGGAACTTAGAATG CACACGGGCTTAAGAGGTTCCATTGACCCTTTGCTTGAGGAGGCTGACATTGATAAAGATGGAAAAATAAGCCTTTCAGAATTCCGCCGACTTCTACGAACTGCAAGCATCAGTTCACGGAATGTACCTTGTTCATCTGATCAGCGGAATTCTCGGAAGTTATAG